One segment of Solanum lycopersicum chromosome 1, SLM_r2.1 DNA contains the following:
- the LOC101263457 gene encoding multiple organellar RNA editing factor 3, mitochondrial, with the protein MALFATRRTLASTIYRVLSSSSSSSSPSSSRFRFSLPLFFNPQYYPSEQFVSTRPKSSGSGYSPLNDPSPNWSNRPPKETILLDGCDYEHWLIVMEFPDPKPSEEDMINAYVKTIAAVVGSEEEAKKKIYSVCTTTYTGFGVLISEELSYKVKDLPGVLWVLPDSYLDVPNKDYGGDQFIDGKVIHRPQYRFNQNQSTRPRPRPRYDRRRETMQVERREPIQRGAWEPNQQHPAQPVSIEGQNFSHGTGGPAGSQGNNS; encoded by the exons ATGGCGCTGTTTGCCACCAGGCGCACTTTAGCTTCCACCATTTACCGTGTACTCTCTTCGTCTTCGTcttcatcatcaccatcatcatctcGATTTCGATTTTCTCTTCCCCTTTTCTTCAATCCCCAGTATTACCCATCAGAGCAATTTGTTTCGACCCGTCCCAAGTCATCCGGGTCGGGTTACTCGCCCCTCAATGATCCTTCTCCCAACTGGAGTAACCGCCCCCCCAAGGAGACCATACTTTTGGATGGATGTGACTATGAACATTGGCTAATTGTTATGGAGTTTCCTGACCCTAAGCCCTCTGAGGAAGATATGATCAATGCATATGTTAAAACCATTGCTGCCGTTGTCGGAAG TGAGGAAGAAGCCAAAAAGAAGATTTACTCTGTTTGTACGACCACATACACTGGGTTTGGTGTTTTGATTTCTGAAGAGCTTTCCTACAAAGTTAAAG ATCTACCTGGTGTTTTGTGGGTCTTGCCTGATTCATATCTAGATGTCCCAAACAAAGATTATGGAG GGGATCAGTTCATAGATGGAAAAGTCATCCATAGGCCACAATATAGATTTAATCAAAACCAAAGTACTAGACCCAGGCCCCGACCTCGTTATGACAGACGCAGAGAGACCATGCAGGTTGAAAGAAGAGAACCAATACAAAGAGGAGCATGGGAACCCAATCAGCAACATCCTGCACAACCAGTGTCAATCGAAGGCCAGAATTTCTCACATGGAACAGGAGGTCCGGCAGGATCTCAGGGGAATAATAGTTGA